TTCTGCAGCTTTTGTACATTTTGTACGGAAAGGACACCCTGTACATTCCTCACATTCATAGATTTTAAATTCTCGTTGGAAACCTGCTTTATCCGTACGAACAGAATTGTATTGGAATCTTAATCTCTTTTCATTTGGACAAATGTAGACATCGTTTTCTTTCTCATACACCCAATTACTTGTCTTAAAAGGGTCATTTTTATATTTTCGCTTCTGTTCGTTCAAGTATTGATTAAATGTAATGAGTGGAGTTCGTTTGCGTTTGTTAAGAATATCATGGTAATTCTGTTCACTGCCGTATCCGGCATCCGCTACAATATGTTTTGGTAACTCAAAATAATTTTCTTCAATTTGATTAAGAAATGGAATAAGTGTTTTCGTGTCTGTTGGATTTGGAAATACATCATAAGCGAGTGTGTATTGACCTTCAGTAGCGATTTGTACATTATAACCTGGCTTCAATTGACCGTTTTGCATATAGTCATCTTTCATCCGCATGAATGTTGCTTCATGATCCGTCTTTGAATAACTGTTACGTGTGCCAAACACTTCAAAATCTTTTTGGTATTTCTGCTTTCTTATGATCCAATCATGTACTTGTTTGAGGATTTGCTTTGGTGTTTTTCGTTCGCTACGTAATCTTTTTCGCTCAATGACATCTTCAGAATGTTCTATTTTGCTTGTATAGTCGTCGACTACTTCTTCTAGGTGATGTGCTACTTGAGTTAACTCTTCTATCGATAACTGCTCATCACTTTCACGTTTGATTTCAGGAATAATTTGATGTTCCAATAACTCATCGTAAAGTTTATTTGATTTTTCTACGAGGTTGGTATGATGTTTTTCCACTGATTTTTTCCAAACAAATGTGAACTTATTGGCATTTGCCTCAATCTTTGTGCCATCGATAAAAATCGCTTCTTGATCGATGAGTTTTTCTTCAACTAGCTGACAACGAAATTGTACAAAACATTGGCGAATGAGTTCCTTCATATTGGGATGTACACGAAAACGGTTAATAGTGCGATAACTTGGTTCATATCCTTGGGCAAGCCACATCATACGGATACTGTCTCTTGTCAGATCCTCTATTTTTCTTCCTGAAAAAGTGGATTGTGTGTAACCGCATAAAATCAGCTTTAGCATCATACGTGGATGATATGATGGACAACCAGTATGGTGAATAAAAGGAGCGAAAGCTTCGTTCGGAATGCTTTCGACCAAATGATGGATAGAAAAGGCAATATCATTTTTATGTAACTTTACTTCTAAATCTAGCGGTAATATAATTTGATTCATGTTATAATCTTTAAACATAGGGACACTTCTTTCGTTTGAAATTTGGTTGTAGGATACTTAAATTTTAACAGAGAATGTCCTTTTTTCATGCCTGAAATTATGCAGAGATTTACTTGATATAGAAGAAAAATTAGTTGTTCGGAGTGAAGGCGGCGACTCCCAGGGGACAAGCACGTGGGAGAGACTACAGGCTCGAGCCGTGCCCCCAGGAAAGCGTCCGCCGTAACGGAGAACAACGACTACATAGTAGACACATAATAATAAAGCCGTTCAAACTTTACTCATCGTAAATTTGAACGGCTTTTGATTTTGAGGCGGGTTTTGTCCCACCCCCTTTTTTTTTCGCCATAATTATATTTTCATGAAACTTTTTCCATACTCACCCAGTATAGTAATTAGAATCTATTACATGTGAAGTCATTCGAGTCACTACATATAGCATCAAGGTACGCCAAGCAATGCTTGTAATAGAAGAAAAAGAAAGCAGGTGTGGACAATTGTCACAGCCAATTGTGGAAATTAAAAATTTGAACAAAACAATCAAGGGCAAACACATTATTAAAGACTTGAACCTGGACTTTTATCCGGGTCAGATCACCGGATTTTTGGGGCCAAACGGGGCAGGCAAAACTACTACAATCCGCATGATGACGGGGTTAATGTACCCTTCAAAAGGAGAAGTAATCATCGATGGAAAACAGCTCTCGACAAATTATGAAGAAGCAATCAGTAACATTGGTGTAATCGTTGAAAACCCGGAAATGTATAAATATATGTCAGGGTATAAAAACTTGCAGCACTTTGCCCGAATGCATAAAGGTGTAACAAAACAGCGTATTGATGAAGTTGTAGCGCAAGTTGGTCTGCAAAATCGTATTCATGAGAAAGTGAAAACGTATTCGTTAGGGATGCGTCAGCGTCTTGGACTGGCTCAGGCGATGCTGCACCGTCCAAAGTTCTTAATTTTGGATGAGCCGACAAATGGTCTGGATCCTGCCGGTATTCGTGAGTTCCGTATGTATTTACGTAAAATTGCCGCAGAAGATAATGTCGCAATCGTTGTATCGAGTCACCTTTTATCTGAAATTGAATTAATGGTAGACCGGATCGCGATTATTCAAAATGGTGAGCTCATTGATATTCGTGAACTGCAACATGTCGAGGCATCGCAATATTATATTGAAGTTGGTCAGCCGGATCAGCTCCTGGCGATGTTTGAAGAGCCGTTAACAAAAGAAAATGGCGGCTATGTCGTCAATCTGACAAAAGAAGAAGTGCCTGCACTTATTCGTAAACTAGTTGAATCGGGCATTGATCTGTATACGATCCAGCCGATTCAAAAACGTCTTGAAGATCAATTTATCGAGATGACAGGTGGAG
This genomic window from Solibacillus sp. FSL R5-0449 contains:
- a CDS encoding ABC transporter ATP-binding protein; translation: MSQPIVEIKNLNKTIKGKHIIKDLNLDFYPGQITGFLGPNGAGKTTTIRMMTGLMYPSKGEVIIDGKQLSTNYEEAISNIGVIVENPEMYKYMSGYKNLQHFARMHKGVTKQRIDEVVAQVGLQNRIHEKVKTYSLGMRQRLGLAQAMLHRPKFLILDEPTNGLDPAGIREFRMYLRKIAAEDNVAIVVSSHLLSEIELMVDRIAIIQNGELIDIRELQHVEASQYYIEVGQPDQLLAMFEEPLTKENGGYVVNLTKEEVPALIRKLVESGIDLYTIQPIQKRLEDQFIEMTGGGAIDAIR
- a CDS encoding IS1182 family transposase, whose product is MFKDYNMNQIILPLDLEVKLHKNDIAFSIHHLVESIPNEAFAPFIHHTGCPSYHPRMMLKLILCGYTQSTFSGRKIEDLTRDSIRMMWLAQGYEPSYRTINRFRVHPNMKELIRQCFVQFRCQLVEEKLIDQEAIFIDGTKIEANANKFTFVWKKSVEKHHTNLVEKSNKLYDELLEHQIIPEIKRESDEQLSIEELTQVAHHLEEVVDDYTSKIEHSEDVIERKRLRSERKTPKQILKQVHDWIIRKQKYQKDFEVFGTRNSYSKTDHEATFMRMKDDYMQNGQLKPGYNVQIATEGQYTLAYDVFPNPTDTKTLIPFLNQIEENYFELPKHIVADAGYGSEQNYHDILNKRKRTPLITFNQYLNEQKRKYKNDPFKTSNWVYEKENDVYICPNEKRLRFQYNSVRTDKAGFQREFKIYECEECTGCPFRTKCTKAAEGKNRRLMINEKWEKQKEEVRAKLSEEKTAAIYRRRKIDVEPVFGFLKANLCFRRFSVRGKSKVTNEIGLALMATNLRKYAVRG